One Microbacterium trichothecenolyticum DNA window includes the following coding sequences:
- a CDS encoding O-acetylhomoserine aminocarboxypropyltransferase/cysteine synthase family protein, with amino-acid sequence MAEAAAPYTEWEGFGFATRQVHAGEVEDLTHGSRITPVHLSAAYRFASFQEATDRFAGADLGHLYSRNLNPTNQVAERRLASLEGGAGSIVLGSGQAAITMALLGLAGSGEHIVSTASIYSGTRVLFDRTFGRMGVTVEYVWDPLDDAEWDALIRPETKAIFTETLPNPKNDVVDIGAVARVARRHGIPLVVDNTIATSFLIRPIEHGADIVVHSATKFLSGHGANLAGAVVDGGTFDWAASERSYPGITETPIAGHDSYLDAFGSQAFEYYLRFGIANDTGPALSPLNGFLLQQGMETLSVRMRQHLASAREIAVWLEAHDAVESVDYAGLPSHPQHALAVRDYGGLSGSVFSFTVRGGRDGAERFFDALRLFSRMTNIGDTRSMALHPATTTHLGFTQETRDRLGIGDGLVRLSIGLEDADDLIADLEQALRAV; translated from the coding sequence GTGGCTGAGGCCGCGGCGCCTTACACCGAGTGGGAGGGCTTCGGCTTCGCGACGCGTCAGGTGCACGCGGGTGAGGTCGAAGACCTGACGCACGGGTCACGTATCACCCCCGTCCATCTCTCGGCGGCATATCGCTTCGCCTCGTTCCAAGAGGCGACCGACCGCTTCGCCGGAGCCGACCTCGGCCACCTGTACTCCCGCAACCTCAACCCGACGAATCAGGTCGCCGAGCGGCGACTCGCGTCGCTCGAGGGCGGCGCGGGGTCGATCGTGCTCGGGTCGGGGCAGGCGGCCATCACGATGGCATTGCTCGGACTCGCCGGCAGCGGAGAGCACATCGTCTCGACGGCCAGCATCTACAGCGGCACACGCGTGCTGTTCGACCGCACCTTCGGCCGGATGGGTGTCACGGTCGAATACGTCTGGGATCCGCTCGACGACGCCGAGTGGGACGCCCTCATCCGTCCCGAGACGAAAGCGATCTTCACCGAGACGCTCCCCAATCCCAAGAACGACGTCGTCGACATCGGCGCCGTCGCCCGCGTGGCCCGAAGGCACGGCATCCCCCTCGTCGTCGACAACACGATCGCGACGTCGTTCCTCATCCGGCCGATCGAGCACGGCGCCGACATCGTCGTGCACTCCGCGACGAAGTTCCTCTCGGGGCACGGCGCGAACCTCGCCGGAGCGGTCGTCGATGGCGGAACGTTCGACTGGGCGGCATCCGAGCGCTCGTACCCCGGAATCACCGAGACGCCGATCGCCGGGCACGACTCTTACCTCGACGCCTTCGGATCGCAGGCCTTCGAGTACTACCTGCGTTTCGGGATCGCCAACGACACCGGGCCCGCGCTGTCGCCCCTCAACGGCTTCCTCCTGCAGCAGGGCATGGAGACGTTGTCGGTGCGTATGCGTCAGCACCTCGCCAGCGCCCGCGAGATCGCGGTCTGGCTCGAAGCTCACGATGCCGTAGAGAGCGTCGACTACGCCGGACTCCCGTCACACCCGCAGCACGCGCTGGCCGTGCGCGACTACGGCGGACTGTCGGGCTCGGTGTTCTCCTTCACGGTGCGCGGTGGTCGCGACGGCGCCGAGCGGTTCTTCGACGCTCTCCGTCTTTTCAGCCGCATGACCAACATCGGCGACACGCGCTCGATGGCGCTGCACCCCGCCACCACGACGCACCTCGGCTTCACGCAGGAAACCCGCGATCGCCTCGGCATCGGCGACGGGCTCGTACGGTTGTCGATCGGCCTCGAAGATGCCGACGACCTCATCGCCGACCTCGAGCAGGCGCTCCGAGCGGTGTAG
- a CDS encoding LLM class flavin-dependent oxidoreductase: protein MTTPQRVRFGYWTPIFGGWLRNVDDEHTPVSFAHIAEIARAAEEGGFDLTLIPELNLNDIKGVEAPSLDAWAVTAGLAAVTSKLELMTAVRPGFHNPFHTAKQAATIDEISGGRFTLNVVSAWWAEEAKQYEGLFSAHDDRYARTIEWVEVLRGLWTQTPFAYEGEYYRTEGTYTEPKPRVLPRLYAGGESEAGRASITRFADAYLTHGGTLEELEVKVADMRRRRSEAGATPFEAFGMAAYAIVRDTEEEAQAEIDRITDVRGGAAYGSYQDFVSKSKLDTQVDLKEYSVSNRGLRPNLVGTPDQVAERIVAFANVGVSTLLLQFSPHLPEMQRFAAEVIPRVRRLEALRSA, encoded by the coding sequence ATGACCACCCCCCAGCGCGTGCGTTTCGGTTACTGGACCCCCATCTTCGGCGGATGGCTGCGCAACGTCGACGACGAGCACACGCCCGTCTCGTTCGCCCACATCGCCGAGATCGCCCGCGCGGCAGAGGAGGGCGGCTTCGACCTCACGCTCATTCCGGAGCTGAACCTCAACGACATCAAGGGCGTCGAGGCACCGTCTCTCGACGCGTGGGCGGTGACCGCGGGCCTCGCGGCGGTCACGTCGAAGCTCGAGCTCATGACGGCGGTGCGTCCCGGCTTCCATAACCCGTTCCACACGGCGAAGCAGGCGGCGACGATCGACGAGATCAGCGGCGGGCGCTTTACGCTGAACGTCGTCTCGGCGTGGTGGGCTGAAGAGGCGAAGCAGTACGAGGGTCTGTTCAGCGCGCACGACGACCGCTACGCCCGCACGATCGAGTGGGTGGAGGTGCTCCGGGGCCTCTGGACGCAGACGCCTTTCGCCTATGAGGGCGAGTACTACCGCACCGAGGGCACCTACACCGAGCCGAAGCCGCGGGTGTTGCCGCGCCTCTATGCCGGCGGCGAGAGCGAGGCCGGTCGCGCCTCGATCACCCGCTTCGCCGACGCGTACCTCACGCACGGGGGCACGCTCGAGGAGCTCGAGGTCAAGGTCGCCGACATGCGTCGTCGGCGCTCCGAGGCCGGTGCGACGCCGTTCGAGGCGTTCGGCATGGCCGCGTACGCGATCGTCCGCGACACCGAGGAAGAGGCGCAGGCCGAGATCGACCGCATCACGGACGTCCGCGGGGGAGCGGCATACGGGTCGTACCAGGACTTCGTGAGCAAGTCGAAGCTCGACACCCAGGTCGACCTCAAGGAGTACTCCGTGTCGAACCGCGGCCTGCGGCCGAATCTCGTCGGCACTCCCGACCAGGTTGCGGAGCGCATCGTCGCGTTCGCGAACGTCGGCGTCTCGACGCTGCTGCTGCAGTTCTCGCCGCACCTGCCCGAGATGCAGCGCTTCGCCGCCGAGGTGATCCCGCGCGTGCGCCGCCTCGAGGCCCTGCGCTCAGCTTGA
- the sfnG gene encoding dimethylsulfone monooxygenase SfnG, whose amino-acid sequence MTETTPTHEPLKFAYWVPNVSGGLVISSIEQRTDWGYDYNVKLARTAERVGFEYALSQVRYASSYGAAQQHESTSISLALLLATEKLKVISAIHPGIWHPAVLAKFINTADQFSHGRAAVNVVSGWFKDEYTDLGLEWLEHDERYERAAEFIQVLRGLWTQEKFSFHGKYYDITDFTLRPFPYDVPGRPHPEIFQGGNSTAARFNGGAFSDWYFSNGKDFDGFTEQYDDVTRIAAEHGRRTRFGLNGFVIQRDSRAEAEQQLREIIAHADDSAVEGFRKSVQEAGNATKDKKGMWADSTFDDLVQYNDGFRTQLFGDAQQIAERIIEYKKRGVDLFLLGFLHFQEELETFGETVIPIVRELEAELERTGDPIGVAAR is encoded by the coding sequence ATGACCGAGACCACCCCCACTCACGAGCCGTTGAAGTTCGCCTACTGGGTGCCCAACGTCAGCGGCGGCCTGGTGATCAGCTCCATCGAGCAGCGCACCGACTGGGGCTACGACTACAACGTCAAGCTCGCGCGGACGGCCGAACGCGTCGGCTTCGAGTACGCGCTGAGCCAGGTGCGCTACGCCTCGAGCTACGGGGCCGCTCAGCAGCACGAGTCGACCTCGATCAGCCTGGCCCTGCTCCTGGCCACCGAGAAGCTCAAGGTCATCTCGGCCATCCACCCCGGGATCTGGCATCCCGCGGTCCTCGCCAAGTTCATCAACACCGCCGACCAGTTCTCCCACGGTCGTGCCGCCGTCAACGTCGTGAGCGGTTGGTTCAAGGACGAGTACACCGACCTCGGTCTGGAGTGGCTCGAGCACGACGAGCGGTACGAGCGCGCGGCCGAGTTCATTCAGGTGCTGCGCGGTCTGTGGACCCAGGAGAAGTTCTCGTTCCACGGCAAGTACTACGACATCACCGACTTCACGCTGCGTCCGTTCCCGTACGACGTGCCCGGGCGTCCGCACCCCGAGATCTTCCAGGGCGGCAACTCGACCGCCGCACGCTTCAACGGCGGCGCCTTCTCGGACTGGTACTTCTCCAACGGCAAGGACTTCGACGGCTTCACCGAGCAGTACGACGACGTCACCCGCATCGCCGCCGAGCACGGCCGCCGGACGCGCTTCGGCCTGAACGGCTTCGTCATCCAGCGCGACAGCCGCGCCGAGGCCGAGCAGCAGCTGCGCGAGATCATCGCGCATGCCGACGACAGCGCGGTCGAGGGTTTCCGCAAGAGCGTGCAGGAGGCGGGTAACGCCACGAAGGACAAGAAGGGCATGTGGGCCGACTCCACCTTCGATGACCTCGTGCAGTACAACGACGGTTTCCGCACGCAGCTCTTCGGCGACGCACAGCAGATCGCCGAACGGATCATCGAGTACAAGAAGCGCGGCGTCGACCTGTTCCTGCTCGGCTTCCTGCACTTCCAAGAAGAGCTCGAGACCTTCGGCGAGACGGTCATCCCGATCGTGCGCGAGCTCGAGGCAGAGCTGGAGCGGACCGGCGACCCGATCGGCGTCGCCGCGCGCTGA
- a CDS encoding phosphotransferase family protein: MPETAYVAPDRSRIEPLVVSALRTAGHCAEPKSWRWIEHGSANLVVLAGDVAVRVGRTAAASAQSVRAQQLIDGLPALPFAVPRAVVDPLWDGDMVAVVQRRLDGIPHPGGHGEPAALETLLDALEDARIAELAPHLATPHAFMGAQRWHAVMVDEAIPLLAPAARDAARRAADALADLAPVRPVLVHGDLAGSNVLWHEGAVSGVIDWDLATAGDPAIDVAALAVWHGWDVIARVRPAEVVRRARVIAATHPLQVLCFTIVDRRPEPERLRAAERASARM; encoded by the coding sequence ATGCCCGAGACCGCATACGTGGCGCCCGATCGCAGCCGCATCGAACCGCTCGTCGTGTCCGCGCTGCGAACGGCCGGACATTGCGCGGAGCCGAAGAGCTGGCGCTGGATCGAGCACGGATCGGCGAACCTGGTCGTCCTCGCGGGCGACGTCGCCGTCCGAGTCGGTCGCACGGCGGCGGCTTCTGCGCAGTCGGTGCGGGCTCAGCAGCTCATCGACGGTCTGCCCGCCCTGCCCTTCGCCGTGCCGCGAGCCGTCGTGGATCCGCTGTGGGATGGCGACATGGTCGCCGTCGTGCAGCGGCGGCTGGACGGCATCCCGCACCCGGGCGGTCACGGCGAACCCGCCGCGCTCGAAACACTCCTGGACGCGCTGGAAGACGCCCGGATCGCGGAGCTCGCACCGCACCTGGCCACCCCGCACGCGTTCATGGGCGCGCAGCGGTGGCACGCCGTCATGGTGGACGAGGCGATCCCTCTCCTCGCCCCTGCCGCCCGTGACGCAGCGCGACGCGCAGCCGACGCCCTCGCCGACCTCGCACCGGTCCGGCCGGTTCTCGTCCATGGCGACCTGGCCGGTTCGAACGTGCTGTGGCACGAGGGAGCCGTCAGCGGGGTCATCGACTGGGACCTGGCGACGGCCGGCGACCCGGCCATCGACGTCGCGGCGCTCGCCGTCTGGCACGGCTGGGACGTGATCGCGCGCGTGCGACCCGCCGAGGTCGTGCGGCGGGCCCGCGTGATCGCCGCGACCCACCCGCTGCAGGTGCTCTGTTTCACGATCGTCGACAGGCGTCCCGAGCCTGAGCGTCTTCGCGCGGCAGAACGGGCGAGCGCGCGCATGTGA
- a CDS encoding TIGR04028 family ABC transporter substrate-binding protein, which translates to MPLPRPLRRVALAATAAVAAAALLAGCSAGGASSGASVNAEPVTGGTLTYLEPQTWTTLYPPSAGFYPNGGIVNNITDRLLYQDPATLELQPWIATALPEVNEDATQYTFTIREGVTYSDGTALDAANVVANIDLFGKGDSSRKLTQSEAINNYDHGEVVDATTVRFFFTAPSPGFAQAVSTINSGLVSNSTLAKTAETFGPGNATTVIGSGPFVIAAEEVGTKITLKARDDYDWAPPSREHQGRPYLDGIDLIVAAEDSVRVGTVVAGQADAARQIEAPDEAQFAAPGLALVAASTNGVNNGLSFRFRNPLLADIRVRQAIIAGIDRQDIVDTLFTANYPLATGALAKTALGYTDTSSFYAYDPVKAAALLDEAGWVPGADGIRVKDGQRLAIAFNEALPQPRSAEVVTIIQEQLAKLGIEVSLTPGDMAAQTAASLDENIVQVYHSMVGRADFDVLKSQYFSKNRNTLLNLHRADGSIGDSQLDTLLAAIASTPTAEGRTAASAAAQQYLAEQAYILPIFEEPQVFGLRGDVKGFHTESVGRPSFAEVWLDR; encoded by the coding sequence ATGCCCCTGCCCCGCCCTCTTCGCCGCGTCGCGCTCGCCGCGACCGCCGCGGTCGCCGCCGCGGCCCTGCTCGCCGGATGCTCGGCCGGGGGCGCATCCTCCGGCGCTTCCGTCAACGCGGAGCCCGTGACCGGCGGAACGCTCACCTACCTCGAGCCGCAGACGTGGACGACGCTGTACCCGCCGTCCGCCGGTTTCTACCCCAACGGCGGCATCGTCAACAACATCACCGATCGTCTGCTCTACCAGGATCCCGCCACGCTCGAGCTGCAGCCGTGGATCGCGACCGCTCTTCCCGAGGTGAACGAGGATGCCACGCAGTACACGTTCACGATCCGCGAGGGCGTGACGTACTCCGACGGCACTGCGCTGGACGCCGCCAACGTGGTGGCGAACATCGACCTGTTCGGCAAGGGCGACTCGAGCCGTAAGCTCACCCAGTCCGAGGCGATCAACAACTACGACCACGGCGAGGTCGTCGACGCGACCACGGTCCGCTTCTTCTTCACCGCTCCCTCCCCCGGGTTCGCCCAGGCGGTGTCGACCATCAACTCCGGTCTCGTCTCGAACTCGACCCTGGCCAAGACAGCCGAGACCTTCGGCCCCGGCAACGCCACCACCGTGATCGGCTCGGGTCCGTTCGTGATCGCCGCCGAAGAGGTCGGCACGAAGATCACGCTGAAGGCCCGCGACGACTACGACTGGGCGCCCCCGTCGCGCGAGCACCAGGGCCGGCCCTACCTCGACGGCATCGACCTGATCGTCGCCGCCGAAGACAGCGTTCGGGTCGGCACGGTCGTGGCGGGTCAGGCGGATGCCGCGCGCCAGATCGAGGCGCCCGATGAGGCGCAGTTCGCGGCCCCCGGTCTGGCACTGGTCGCCGCTTCGACCAACGGCGTGAACAACGGCCTGAGCTTCCGGTTCCGCAACCCGCTGCTGGCCGACATCCGCGTGCGACAGGCGATCATCGCCGGCATCGACCGCCAGGACATCGTCGACACCCTCTTCACCGCGAACTACCCGCTCGCCACCGGTGCGCTCGCCAAGACCGCGCTCGGTTACACCGACACCTCCTCGTTCTACGCGTACGACCCCGTGAAGGCCGCAGCGCTCCTCGACGAGGCGGGATGGGTGCCCGGAGCCGATGGCATCCGGGTCAAAGACGGTCAGCGTCTGGCGATCGCGTTCAACGAGGCGCTTCCTCAGCCCCGTTCGGCCGAGGTCGTCACGATCATCCAGGAGCAGCTCGCGAAGCTCGGCATCGAGGTGTCGCTGACCCCCGGCGACATGGCCGCCCAGACCGCCGCCTCCCTCGACGAGAACATCGTGCAGGTGTACCACTCGATGGTCGGTCGCGCCGACTTCGACGTCTTGAAGTCGCAGTACTTCTCGAAGAACCGCAACACGCTGCTCAACCTGCACCGCGCCGACGGTTCGATCGGCGACTCGCAGCTCGACACCCTGCTCGCGGCGATCGCCTCGACCCCCACGGCCGAGGGCCGCACCGCCGCCTCGGCCGCCGCCCAGCAGTATCTCGCCGAGCAGGCGTACATCCTGCCGATCTTCGAGGAACCGCAGGTGTTCGGCCTCCGCGGTGATGTGAAGGGCTTCCACACCGAGTCGGTGGGCCGTCCGAGCTTCGCCGAGGTGTGGCTGGACCGCTGA
- a CDS encoding ABC transporter permease → MTYVLRRLGQAAVVLLLAYTVAYVLLAALPGDAVVARFASPELGLSPEQLSVIREAYGFDRPLWERYLESVFAFVRGDFGYSVQTGASVSTLLATALPSSLVLAAWGLGAAILLAVGIAVTATFGPRVIRRGFRSLPPLFVSIPVFFVGIVLIQVFSFRLGLIPVINATPVQALILPVATLAIPLSAPLAQVLIRSIDEVRAQPFVTVVRARGASTSWLLWRNVARNAVLPALTMAGLIFGELVGGAVVTESVFGRAGVGQLTAQAVAARDAPVLLAVVVFSAFAFVIINLLVDLAYPVLDPRLRGARR, encoded by the coding sequence ATGACCTACGTGCTGCGCCGCCTGGGACAGGCGGCTGTGGTGTTGCTGTTGGCCTACACCGTGGCGTACGTGCTGCTCGCAGCCCTCCCCGGCGATGCCGTCGTCGCGCGGTTCGCGAGCCCTGAGCTCGGCCTGTCGCCCGAACAGCTCTCTGTCATCCGCGAGGCGTACGGCTTCGACCGGCCGCTGTGGGAGCGCTACCTGGAGTCGGTGTTCGCGTTCGTGCGCGGTGACTTCGGGTACTCGGTGCAGACGGGGGCGTCGGTCTCGACGCTGCTCGCCACCGCGCTGCCCTCGTCACTGGTGCTCGCGGCGTGGGGCCTGGGCGCCGCGATCCTCCTGGCGGTGGGCATCGCGGTGACGGCGACGTTCGGACCGCGCGTCATCCGCCGCGGATTCCGGTCGCTGCCGCCGCTGTTCGTCTCGATCCCCGTGTTCTTCGTCGGCATCGTGCTGATCCAGGTGTTCTCGTTCCGCCTCGGACTCATCCCCGTGATCAACGCCACCCCCGTGCAAGCCCTCATCCTTCCCGTCGCCACCCTCGCGATCCCGCTCTCGGCACCGCTCGCCCAGGTGCTCATCCGCAGCATCGACGAGGTGCGCGCCCAGCCGTTCGTCACCGTGGTCCGCGCGCGCGGTGCCTCGACGTCGTGGCTGCTCTGGCGCAACGTCGCCCGCAACGCCGTGCTGCCCGCCCTGACGATGGCGGGCCTGATCTTCGGCGAACTCGTCGGCGGTGCGGTCGTGACCGAGAGTGTCTTCGGACGCGCCGGCGTGGGACAGCTCACCGCGCAGGCGGTCGCCGCACGCGATGCGCCCGTGCTGCTGGCGGTGGTCGTGTTCTCGGCGTTCGCCTTCGTCATCATCAACCTTCTGGTCGATCTCGCCTACCCGGTGCTCGACCCCCGCCTGCGAGGAGCCCGCCGATGA
- a CDS encoding ABC transporter permease: MTGTAAALMTDPVAPARADRWRRRPALGILFSLLVLAVAIAWALVPWLFAPGDPTAGVGTQALQPPSAEHWFGTDATGRDLYTRVVHGASQSLLGAVIAVGVGFVAGTAIGVIAGSRPGPVDDTLMRGVDVLLAIPGLLLSLSIIILLGFGTANAALAVGVTSIAAFARLARSQVVSVRVSDFVEAAFGSGGTFWTVLWRHVLPNSLTAVLALAALQFGSAVLQIATLGFLGYGAPPPTPEWGLLVSEGRNYIATAWWLTTLPGIVIALVVLSANRLSGAIRRGGTP; the protein is encoded by the coding sequence ATGACCGGTACCGCCGCCGCCCTGATGACGGACCCCGTCGCCCCCGCGCGCGCCGACCGGTGGCGTCGGCGCCCGGCTCTCGGCATCCTGTTCTCGCTGCTCGTGCTCGCCGTCGCGATCGCGTGGGCGCTCGTGCCGTGGCTGTTCGCCCCGGGCGACCCGACCGCGGGCGTCGGTACGCAGGCTCTTCAGCCGCCGAGCGCGGAGCACTGGTTCGGAACGGATGCCACGGGCCGGGACCTCTACACGCGTGTGGTGCACGGGGCGTCGCAGTCGCTCCTCGGCGCCGTGATCGCGGTGGGCGTGGGCTTCGTCGCGGGAACCGCCATCGGCGTCATCGCGGGCTCGCGGCCGGGACCCGTCGACGACACGCTCATGCGCGGCGTCGACGTGCTGCTCGCGATCCCCGGGCTGCTGCTGTCGCTCAGCATCATCATCCTGCTCGGCTTCGGCACGGCCAACGCGGCGCTCGCCGTGGGCGTCACCTCGATCGCGGCGTTCGCGCGCCTCGCGCGCTCCCAAGTGGTGAGCGTGCGGGTGAGCGACTTCGTCGAGGCCGCGTTCGGCAGCGGCGGCACCTTCTGGACGGTGCTGTGGCGGCACGTCCTGCCCAACTCCCTCACCGCGGTGCTCGCGCTCGCCGCTCTGCAGTTCGGCTCGGCCGTGCTGCAGATCGCGACGCTCGGCTTCCTCGGGTACGGCGCTCCCCCGCCGACGCCCGAGTGGGGCCTGCTGGTGTCGGAGGGGCGCAACTACATCGCCACCGCGTGGTGGCTCACGACGCTGCCCGGCATCGTGATCGCGCTCGTCGTGCTCTCGGCCAACCGGCTGAGCGGCGCCATCCGCCGAGGAGGCACCCCGTGA
- a CDS encoding dipeptide ABC transporter ATP-binding protein has protein sequence MTGSLLDIRGVTVDYVTDRGRHTAVRDVSLTVGPGRVTALVGESGSGKSTLGQAVLGLLPSAARVASGSIRLGDLELLGLSERRLRTLRGARIGLVPQDPTGSLNPVRTVGASIAETFRVHGDRDHAKIRRRVLELLERVGIDDPATRARQFPHELSGGMKQRVLIASAIALEPDLIVADEPTSALDVTVQKTVLDLIDNLRRESGTGVLLITHDLAVAADRADDVVVLRGGTVQETGRAADVLAHPTADYTRTLLADAPSLSSVVERRVPDATTARPLIEVEGLRREYARRGAEPFVAVDDVSFTVAAGTTHALVGESGSGKTTTGRAIAGFQRPTAGTVRVDGIDVTALSGRGLRDYRRTVQLVYQNPLASLDPRQRVGRAIEEPLRNFGLGDASARQQRVRHQLEQVALDPALASRYPAELSGGQRQRVAIARALVLDPRVVVLDEAVSALDVTVQAQILRLLARLQEELGLTYLFISHDLAVVRQIADTVSVLRRGRQVETGPVECVFSDPRSDDTRRLLAAIPGTAYNDETAHGAETEATR, from the coding sequence GTGACCGGCTCGCTTCTCGACATCCGCGGTGTGACCGTCGACTACGTCACCGATCGCGGCCGCCACACCGCGGTGCGCGACGTCTCGCTCACGGTCGGTCCCGGCCGTGTCACGGCGCTCGTCGGAGAGTCGGGCTCGGGCAAGTCCACCCTCGGCCAGGCCGTGCTGGGGCTTCTCCCGAGCGCCGCGCGGGTGGCATCCGGGAGCATCCGTCTGGGCGATCTCGAGCTGCTCGGGCTTTCCGAGCGGCGTCTGCGGACCCTGCGCGGGGCGCGCATCGGGCTCGTGCCGCAGGATCCGACCGGCTCTCTCAACCCCGTGCGGACAGTGGGCGCGAGCATCGCCGAGACCTTCCGCGTGCACGGCGACCGCGACCACGCGAAGATCCGCCGTCGCGTTCTCGAACTGCTCGAGCGCGTCGGCATCGACGACCCCGCCACCCGCGCCCGACAGTTCCCGCACGAACTGTCGGGCGGCATGAAGCAACGCGTGCTCATCGCCTCGGCGATCGCGCTCGAGCCCGATCTCATCGTCGCCGACGAACCCACGAGCGCCCTCGATGTGACGGTGCAGAAGACCGTGCTCGACCTCATCGACAACCTCCGTCGCGAGAGCGGAACGGGCGTGCTGCTCATCACGCACGACCTCGCGGTGGCGGCCGACCGCGCCGACGACGTGGTCGTGCTGCGCGGGGGCACCGTACAGGAGACGGGCCGTGCCGCCGACGTGCTCGCGCATCCCACGGCGGACTACACGCGCACCCTTCTCGCCGACGCGCCCTCGCTGTCGAGCGTGGTCGAGCGACGGGTTCCGGATGCCACGACCGCCCGGCCCCTCATCGAGGTGGAGGGTCTGCGTCGGGAGTACGCGCGCCGCGGGGCCGAGCCCTTCGTCGCGGTCGACGATGTGTCGTTCACGGTCGCGGCGGGCACGACGCACGCGCTCGTGGGCGAGTCCGGCTCGGGCAAGACCACCACGGGTCGGGCGATCGCCGGCTTCCAGCGGCCGACGGCCGGGACCGTTCGCGTCGACGGGATCGATGTCACGGCGCTGTCGGGCCGGGGGCTGCGCGACTACCGCCGCACCGTGCAGCTCGTGTACCAGAACCCCCTGGCATCCCTCGATCCGCGCCAGCGCGTGGGGCGGGCGATCGAGGAGCCGCTGCGCAACTTCGGGCTGGGCGACGCTTCGGCGCGCCAGCAGCGCGTGCGGCACCAGCTCGAGCAGGTCGCCCTCGACCCTGCCCTCGCCTCGCGCTATCCGGCCGAGTTGTCGGGCGGGCAACGTCAGCGCGTCGCGATCGCCCGAGCCCTCGTGCTCGATCCGCGGGTCGTCGTGCTCGACGAGGCCGTGTCGGCGCTCGACGTGACCGTGCAGGCGCAGATCCTGCGTCTTCTCGCCCGGTTGCAGGAAGAACTGGGTCTGACCTACCTGTTCATCTCGCACGATCTGGCCGTCGTGCGTCAGATCGCGGATACCGTATCGGTGCTGCGCCGCGGGCGACAGGTCGAGACCGGCCCCGTCGAGTGCGTGTTCAGCGATCCGCGCAGCGATGACACCCGGCGGTTGCTCGCGGCTATTCCGGGAACGGCATACAACGACGAGACGGCCCACGGGGCGGAAACGGAGGCCACGCGATGA
- a CDS encoding putative FMN-dependent luciferase-like monooxygenase produces the protein MSGARLGFFTRLLDAGTDSERYRRALAQVRAAEQHGFASLWIAQHHFDRDEGGLPSPFPFLAAAAVQTERIALGTGIVTLPIDDPVRVAEDAAVVNALSGGRVQLGIGTGGTPSSFAAFGRSSDERRSIQAEHVEVLRDAFGGRGIRGTASVLNPPAPDLAVRLWQATFSVEGGRRAGLDGDGLLLSRTQPKEPGQSLHDVQLPIIEAYLEALPAGVEPRILASRTAVVVDPADLDEAWRAADPGLRRLARTFLKQDGAGDVRDIARLTDTHLGTVDEVVASLETDLTLGRATDVAFQVHSVDPSHEITLRSIELLATSVAPRLGLRTGAEAAAELQNLTAQTTGVPA, from the coding sequence ATGAGCGGCGCGAGACTCGGATTCTTCACACGACTCCTGGATGCCGGAACCGACAGCGAGCGGTACCGCCGGGCGCTCGCGCAGGTCCGCGCCGCAGAGCAGCACGGCTTCGCCTCGCTCTGGATCGCGCAGCACCACTTCGACCGTGACGAGGGCGGACTGCCTTCCCCCTTCCCGTTCCTCGCCGCTGCCGCCGTGCAGACCGAGCGCATCGCGCTGGGGACCGGGATCGTGACCCTGCCCATCGACGACCCCGTGCGAGTCGCCGAAGACGCCGCGGTCGTGAACGCGCTGAGCGGGGGCCGCGTGCAACTCGGCATCGGCACGGGCGGCACGCCCTCCTCGTTCGCGGCCTTCGGCCGATCCTCGGATGAGCGTCGATCGATTCAGGCCGAGCACGTCGAGGTGCTGCGCGACGCGTTCGGTGGGCGCGGTATCCGGGGCACGGCGTCGGTGCTCAACCCGCCGGCCCCCGACCTCGCGGTGCGCCTGTGGCAGGCGACGTTCTCGGTCGAGGGCGGCCGTCGAGCCGGTCTCGACGGCGATGGACTGCTCCTCTCGCGCACGCAGCCGAAGGAACCGGGGCAGTCGTTGCACGATGTGCAGCTGCCGATCATCGAGGCCTATCTCGAGGCGCTTCCCGCGGGCGTCGAGCCGCGTATCCTCGCGTCGCGGACGGCTGTCGTCGTCGACCCCGCCGATCTCGACGAGGCGTGGCGCGCGGCAGACCCCGGCCTCCGCCGCCTCGCGCGGACCTTCCTCAAGCAGGACGGCGCGGGCGATGTGCGCGACATCGCCCGACTGACCGACACGCACCTCGGCACGGTCGACGAGGTCGTCGCCTCGCTCGAGACCGATCTCACCCTCGGACGGGCGACCGACGTCGCCTTCCAGGTGCACTCCGTCGACCCGTCGCACGAGATCACCCTGCGCTCGATCGAGTTGCTCGCGACGAGCGTCGCGCCTCGCCTCGGCCTGCGCACGGGCGCCGAAGCCGCCGCCGAACTGCAGAACCTGACCGCCCAGACCACAGGAGTACCCGCATGA